Within Flagellimonas maritima, the genomic segment AAGCCCCATGCGCGTGCCTTTTCCAAAACTTCAAACTGGGAAGAAATATTCAATATTCTACCTGCGATACTATAGAGCAAACATTCCAACGGCCGTTGTGCAACTAGAGCGCTATCCTGTAATTTTAAACTGCCCGAAGCCGTATTTCTAGGATTCATGTAAGCCTCTTCGCCATTGGCCAATCGCTCTTGATTCATTTTGGCAAAACCTTCCAGCGTTAAGATAATCTCGCCCCTTATATCAAATTTTGGTGGATAATCCCCTTTTAATTGAAGCGGAATCGATTTTATGGTTTTGATGTTCGTAGTAACATCGTCCCCTTGAAAACCATCACCTCGGGTGACCGCCCTTACCAAATTTCCTTCTTCATAGGTCAAACTAATGGACGCACCATCGTATTTCAATTCGCAAGTGAACGCTACTTCTACGTCCCCTAAAATGCGTTGAATTCGTTTCTCCCAATCCTCCAAATCTTCCTTGGAATACGAGTTATCCAATGAATACATGCGATGTTCATGCCTAACGGTCTCAAAATTTTTGGTAACCATTCCACCAACCCGCAATGTTGGGGAAGTGGCATCATAAAATTCAGGATAGGCCTGTTCCAATTCTTGGAGTTCCTTCAACTTTAGATCAAAATCAAAATCGGAAATGATAGGTTGATCCAAAACATAATAGTTGTAATTGTGTTCTCGAAGTTCTTTTCTTAAGGATTCTATTTTCTGTTGGGTATTCATGATTTTATTCCTTTGAGCATTCTATCATTTCCAAAGAGATCTTTGCGCAGTTCAATTTCCAAAAAATTATGTGCTTTTAAAAGTGCTTTGGTTTCTTCTCCTAAATATTGGTTGATTTCCAAATATAATTTTCCAGTTTTGAAAAGATAATTTTCAGTAAACTTTAAGATAGCCCTATAAAATAATAAAGCATCCTCATCTGGTACGAACAGTGCTATGTTAGGTTCGTATTCCTTAACATTTTTCTTAATATTTTTTCTTTCCGATTCTCTTACGTAAGGTGGATTGGAAACGATGAGGTCAAATTCAAGTTCAGGTTCAAAATTCAAAATATCCGCTTTTATAAATGTAACCGCTACTCCATTCCGCTCTGCGTTTTCTCTTGCAAGCTTCAAAGCCTTTTCAGAAACATCCAGAGCATAGATTTGCGCGTTTGGAAGGTCTTTGGCCAAAGCAATGGCGATGCATCCGCTGCCCGTGCCAATATCGAGGATTTTTAGTGGACGTTCATTAAGTGAAGCTAAAAAGGGGTCATTGAGCGGAGTTGAAATGACACTTCGGCTACGCTCAGTGTCCGAATGATTCTTTTCAATATTGTTTTGGCTACGCTCGACTTGAGAATTTGAAATAATCCACTCCACCAATTCCTCAGTTTCTGGTCTGGGAATCAACACGTGCTCATTGACTTGAAGTTCCAAATCCATAAAATGTGCAGTTCCCAAAATATACTGCAATGGTTTTTCCAACTTCAATGCTGCCAATGCTTTAAAAAGAGGTTGCTCTTCTTCTTTAGTCAAAATGAAATCAGGCTGTAAGACCAATATAAATCGTTCCAGTTTTAAATAATGCTCTATCAATTCATAAAAGAAAGCATCAACCTCTTCAACCGAATAGATAGCATCCAATTCTTGATGAAAAATAGTCTTGATTTCTTTTAGAAGCACGCTATAGTTTTTTGAGCATCCAGACGGGACATGAGTAATGTCCTGTATTTCCCATTGGGGCATCTATATATTCAAATCCATTCTTTTTGTAAAGGTTTTGGGCAGCTTTCATATAAGGCATTGTTTCCAAATAGCAATGTTCAAAGCCATATTCCCTTGCTTTTTCAAGACAGATATCGATCAGTTTTGAGCCCAAGCCCCTGCCTCTGGCCTCTTCCAAAAAATACATTTTTTGTAATTCGCAGATATTGCCCTCATAGTTATCCAATTGGGCGATACCCGCACAACCAATAATCTTTCCTTCATCTTCAATCACAAAATAAGTGGCCTTGGGCATATCG encodes:
- a CDS encoding GNAT family N-acetyltransferase; amino-acid sequence: MSNAKIRKITRSDNAEVAQVVREVLLEMGVPKVGTAYADKALDDMYAAYDMPKATYFVIEDEGKIIGCAGIAQLDNYEGNICELQKMYFLEEARGRGLGSKLIDICLEKAREYGFEHCYLETMPYMKAAQNLYKKNGFEYIDAPMGNTGHYSCPVWMLKKL
- the prmC gene encoding peptide chain release factor N(5)-glutamine methyltransferase, yielding MLLKEIKTIFHQELDAIYSVEEVDAFFYELIEHYLKLERFILVLQPDFILTKEEEQPLFKALAALKLEKPLQYILGTAHFMDLELQVNEHVLIPRPETEELVEWIISNSQVERSQNNIEKNHSDTERSRSVISTPLNDPFLASLNERPLKILDIGTGSGCIAIALAKDLPNAQIYALDVSEKALKLARENAERNGVAVTFIKADILNFEPELEFDLIVSNPPYVRESERKNIKKNVKEYEPNIALFVPDEDALLFYRAILKFTENYLFKTGKLYLEINQYLGEETKALLKAHNFLEIELRKDLFGNDRMLKGIKS